The genomic interval accctggggtgccacccccccctccaccacgtgcccccccccttttctccgTCCCCGTGGTACCTCGGCtgtcctctgcctgctctggcaCCCGGGACTCAGCCGCCCCGGTTCCTGTCGTGGCTTCCCCATGTGACCAGGCAGGAGTTTCAGTCACACCCTCACCTCCGCCTCTGCCCCGATGATGTTATCTACACTCCCGGCTCGGCCGGGCTTACGCTCGGCCATGGCTTGGGACACGCCAAGAAGGGTGAGGACACCCCGGGCCACCCCacggctggggagggggggctgggtACCATGGTGGCCGGTTGCATGTATCCAGCTTAAACACCATCATTAGGTTTCAGAGTGAACGGGTGCCGGAGATGGAAGCGCCTGGGAGCGTGGGGTGTGGGCACCTCTGGGGGCTCGATGGCCATCGGAGGGGTGCCCATCTGGAGGTGGGGGTCTCCTTGAGGGTCTTCAAGGTGGGTTATGGGGGGACAGTGTTGCCTGGGCACACGGCgcacgtgtgcacacacacatacacgtgCGTGccacagcacccagccctgcagcaggtcCCAAGCACCTGGGTCCCTCACTTGAGTCCTCTCCCATGACCCTatagccccccccccatcccatgcCTCAGTTCCCCCCGGCTCTCCAGGGACCACCCAAAGCTGATGTCCTGGCATTGACTTTATTGCAAGGGGATTTCTGGTGGTTCCTGGCTTTGGGGATGGTCTGCTGGGCCACCGGGGTCAAGATCCACCCGGGCTGGTGCCCATCTGGGCTAGGATCTGCCCAGGCTGGTAGCCTTCAAGGCTGGGGTTCTTCTGGGCCAGGGTCCATCAAGGCTGGCATCCGTTGGGCTGGTGTCCACCCGGACCAGGATCTCTCTAGACCAGTGTCCATCAGGGTTGGCAGCCATTGAGCTGGTGTCCATCTGGACCAGGGGCTATCCGTGATGTCATCCATTGGGTCGAGGTCTGTCTGGACCAGGGTCCATCTGGGCTGGTGTTCATCAGAGTGGTATCCATCCGGACCAGGGTCCATCCAGGCTGGTGTCCATTGAGCCAACATCTGTTGGACCAGGGTCCATCCGGACCATCACCCGTTGGGCCAGTATCCATCTGGACCATGATCCAACCTTGCCTGCACCCATCCAGACCCGGACCCACAGGGCCGGTCCTCACtgtagaagagaggaaaaaccaCGATGAGTCCCAGCATCACCTCCCACTTCCACCCCCACCAAACCCCCATCTGGTCATGCCGGACTGGACCAAACACCCAACCAGGCACCAAACCTCCAACCCCTGGAGATGCTACAGAGCTTGGTGCTCACCTTGAAGCCATGCCAGGTCTCAATCTCATGGAAGAGGGAGTTGCCGGGACAGTCAGTATGACCCATCTGGCGGTGGCCACGTAGGGTGTAGTTATGATGGAGCCGGCCGGTCCGCACggcacagggcaggagcccATCCCTCACCAAGGCGATGGTGTCAGGGTCCGGCAAGGTGGCCGAGAAGTCTCCAACGTAGCCCACGCCGTAGCCTTTGCTGTTGTAGCCTTTGGTGTGGGCACCAACCCAGTGCCAACCCCGACCTTGGTACAGGTACCCATCCGACCCCACCACGAAGCTGCAAACACCCATGGGTCAACCTGAGCTGCCCGGAGATGGGTGCCGGGGACCGCCATGAGGTGACGGTGACAGGATCTCACCTGTAGCCGATGTCATCCCAACCACGGGTGTCCTGGTGGAAGCGTTGCATGGCACGCATGGCGCGGGCGCAGGCCGTGAAAGTGCGGCATGGGACGCTGGGTATGAAGGTGTGGTGGATGTAGATGGAGTCCAAGGGGAGGGTCAACGGCTTGGGGGTGCCCCGGTAGGGACGGGCACCCCACATGCACCGGGGCACGATGGCCGGGCAGTCTGCGAGGGAAGGCAGATGGTGGAAGAAGGGGACTTGCCTGGTCCCACGGGCAGTTGGGGACATGGCATTGTCCCCTTGGGGTCTTGGGGACGTGGACCATCTGCTCAGCTTGGGAACCTCTTGGCCTGGGACATGGTAGTGtcctcctgaggtcccttcaTCTAGGGGACGTGGAGCATCTGCTCAGGGTGTTCCTTGGCTGGGGACATGGCTGTGTCCAGTGTCCAGGGGACACACTGGTGTCCATCCAGAGGGCGTGGTGGTGACCAGCCAGGGGACAAAGCAGTGTCCAGGGACCCATTATCCAACGAACATGGTGTTGTCCATCCAGGGACCACCATCTGGGTACACACCAGTGCCCATCTAGGGGACACAATGGTGTCCAGCCAGGAGACACACCAACATCCGTCCAGGGGACGCACTAGTCTTCATCCAAGGGACTTGTGGGTGTCCATCATGGGGACACACCAATGTCCATCCAGGGGACATGGTGGTGACCATCCAGGGACCACCACGTGGGGACACAGTGGTGTCCATCCAGGAGATACACCAATGTCCATCCAGGGGACATGGTGGTGTCTGACCACGCCAGGCCATATGTCACCAGTCGGCTCTCAGAGCTCAACTCCCCCCAGGGCCACCTACACTGGGGTGACACTGGGGACACCCAGCCCCACCCAGGGTGCAGCTTCTCCACCCATCCTCCCACCCGATTTTTTctggggacacacacagacatGATATCGCGACCGGGTGCCACCTCCCTACCCACGTAGACCTCCATGAACTCCTGTGCTGCCCGATGAGCGATGGCCACCACCTCCTCCGGCCCCACATCCTCCAAGAGCTCCTGGGTGGGTGGCAGCACCCGCAGCACCCTCAGCATCgccgccacctcctcctccagcttcccTGGCTCCGTCAGCACCCGGAAATCTCGTCGCCGGTAACTGCTGGGGGGTCGCCCCTTCTCCGTGCCGTTGCCTGTCCCGTAGTAGCCCCGGAGAAGGTCGGCGAGCGGGATGGGTGCTCGGGCCAGGTGTGCACCCAACAGCACCCCATCCATCGCCCCGTTGGCGATGGCATCAGGGATGAGTGACGGGGGTCCCAGCAGGGTGTAGTTTTGGGGGTCGTCGACGTCGTCCCAACAGCCGCCGGGTCCCAGCGTGGTTTGGTTGCCGTCACCATCACGAGCCAAGAGGAACGACGTCCCCAAAGCTTCGGCGATGGTGACAGCGTAGAGCGCGTCGACGGGTGGCTCGATGTTGGGGATGGGCCACCCCGAGACCCGCTTGAGGCCAACCTCAATGCCGGCGAGGAGGGGGCCGAGGGCGACGGTGGAGCCGTCGGGTGCCAGCACCGCGCCGCGCTCAGGCGCCGCAGCGTCGTGGCGGAGGAGTTGGGTGAAGAGCAGCCACTGTTCGTGGCTGAGCGTCGGTGGGGCTGGTGGAACGTCGGGTGGTTCTCCCAACACCGCAcggcaccccggggtgctgcagCTACCCAGCGCCCGCGCCAGTTCCGGCACGGTGCCGGTGAAACCGCGGTCGGTTGACTCAAGGGCTTCCACGATCTCAACCACCGAGTCCATGTGGCGTGGTGGGAGacctggggaggggacaggggacgTGGGAGGGGACCGAGGGGCACCCATGGGGTCAggggtgcccccctcccccgggtGCAGGGATGGCGCCCACGAGTCTCCCCCGGGGTGGGTGAGCGTGCACCCGAAACAGG from Grus americana isolate bGruAme1 chromosome 33, bGruAme1.mat, whole genome shotgun sequence carries:
- the PGLYRP2 gene encoding N-acetylmuramoyl-L-alanine amidase yields the protein MFPWLLVALSVCVHPSTGLPPRHMDSVVEIVEALESTDRGFTGTVPELARALGSCSTPGCRAVLGEPPDVPPAPPTLSHEQWLLFTQLLRHDAAAPERGAVLAPDGSTVALGPLLAGIEVGLKRVSGWPIPNIEPPVDALYAVTIAEALGTSFLLARDGDGNQTTLGPGGCWDDVDDPQNYTLLGPPSLIPDAIANGAMDGVLLGAHLARAPIPLADLLRGYYGTGNGTEKGRPPSSYRRRDFRVLTEPGKLEEEVAAMLRVLRVLPPTQELLEDVGPEEVVAIAHRAAQEFMEVYVDCPAIVPRCMWGARPYRGTPKPLTLPLDSIYIHHTFIPSVPCRTFTACARAMRAMQRFHQDTRGWDDIGYSFVVGSDGYLYQGRGWHWVGAHTKGYNSKGYGVGYVGDFSATLPDPDTIALVRDGLLPCAVRTGRLHHNYTLRGHRQMGHTDCPGNSLFHEIETWHGFK